The following coding sequences are from one Paraburkholderia caballeronis window:
- a CDS encoding AAA family ATPase, with protein sequence MQIKRLKLKNWRNFREVDVPLGPRTFVIGANASGKSNLLDVFRFLRLLAQPEGGGLQKALRDRGGLTKLRSLHARRDPEVRIELDLLDETAESSDAWRYVLALKAEGKGQQRVVVSEERVERNGLEVISRPDTHDMEDPERLTQTHLEQIASNTDFRVLVNFFASTTYLHLVPQLLKFGDEIGARIPESDPFGQGLMQRIAKTPKKTRDARLKRIQQALSKAVPLFSELRFDQDSITGLWHLEANFTHWRINGAWQRENQFSDGTLRLIGLLWALQEGEGLLLLEEPELSLNDGIVEHIPLLIERVLRDRKKRKSSRQVLLSTHSETLLAHVPGDAQILLIEPGPNGSTVRPPNADEERQTRHGLTPAEVLLPKTRPQSVDQLGLWE encoded by the coding sequence ATGCAGATTAAGCGGCTCAAGCTGAAAAACTGGCGAAACTTTCGGGAGGTCGACGTCCCCCTGGGACCACGGACGTTTGTCATAGGGGCTAATGCGTCAGGAAAGTCAAATCTGCTCGATGTATTTCGCTTTCTGCGCCTGCTCGCACAACCCGAGGGCGGTGGCCTGCAAAAAGCCTTGCGTGATCGCGGTGGACTGACCAAGCTGAGAAGCCTGCACGCTCGCCGTGACCCCGAGGTCCGTATAGAACTTGACTTGCTGGATGAAACGGCAGAAAGCAGTGACGCCTGGCGATATGTCCTTGCGCTGAAGGCCGAGGGCAAGGGACAACAGCGTGTGGTGGTCTCTGAGGAACGCGTCGAACGAAACGGCCTGGAGGTAATAAGTCGACCCGATACGCACGACATGGAAGATCCGGAGCGCCTGACGCAGACCCATCTCGAACAGATCGCCAGCAATACGGATTTTCGTGTCCTGGTCAATTTTTTTGCCAGCACGACCTACCTGCATCTGGTCCCTCAGTTGTTGAAGTTTGGCGACGAGATTGGCGCTCGCATTCCCGAGAGCGACCCCTTCGGTCAAGGGTTAATGCAGCGTATTGCAAAGACACCAAAGAAAACTAGAGATGCGCGCCTCAAACGGATTCAGCAAGCACTATCCAAAGCTGTTCCGTTGTTCTCTGAATTGAGGTTTGACCAAGATTCAATCACCGGACTGTGGCATCTGGAAGCAAATTTCACGCATTGGCGTATCAACGGTGCATGGCAGCGCGAAAATCAATTCTCGGATGGCACGTTACGGCTCATCGGCCTTTTGTGGGCTTTACAGGAGGGAGAGGGCCTTCTCTTGCTGGAAGAGCCGGAACTGTCGCTGAATGACGGTATCGTGGAGCACATACCGCTGTTAATTGAAAGGGTGCTCCGGGATCGAAAAAAGCGCAAATCGTCGCGGCAGGTCTTGCTAAGTACGCATAGCGAGACATTGCTAGCTCACGTCCCAGGCGACGCCCAGATACTGCTGATTGAACCCGGTCCGAACGGTTCGACGGTCCGGCCGCCGAACGCTGATGAAGAAAGACAAACCAGACATGGACTAACTCCGGCGGAGGTGTTGCTACCTAAGACCCGACCGCAATCGGTAGATCAATTGGGTCTTTGGGAATGA
- the aepX gene encoding phosphoenolpyruvate mutase, with translation MNAREPALVPASRSARLRQMLISNELEFLMEAHNGLSARIAREAGFKAIWGSGLSISAQFGVRDNNEASWTQVVDNLEFMADASDLPILLDGDTGYGNFNNVRRLVRKLEQRGIAGVCIEDKQFPKTNSFIKGEAQPLADMDEFCGKIKAGKDSQTDENFSIVARVEALIAGWGMDEALKRAEAYRLAGADAILIHSKLSKPDEILTFAREWAGRGPLVIVPTKYYSTPTDVFRKAGISVVIWANHLVRASASAMQAVAKQIHDSETLVDVEDRIASVNEIFRLQDADEYSEAENRYLSASRNAGSAIVLAASRGSGLDAVTTDKPKVMLPVAGKPLLRWLLDAFKKQSVNDVTVVGGYRADAIDTAGIKLVVNDRHAETGELASLACAADALKNDTVISYGDLLFRSYILRDLVESEADFSVVVDSSPATENSSVRDFAWCSAGDDRDLFGNKVLLRRVSSEQAGGDAPHGRWIGLLNVRGAGRAKLAAKLAELRERPDFDRLDMPALLNALIESGEQIEVQYVHGHWRGVNDLEDFRRAGDFAHAQTPLGTDAAGAQNGSAA, from the coding sequence ATGAACGCACGCGAACCCGCATTGGTTCCCGCATCGCGCAGCGCACGGCTGCGCCAGATGCTGATCAGCAACGAGCTGGAATTCCTGATGGAAGCGCACAACGGCCTGTCCGCGCGGATCGCGCGCGAAGCCGGCTTCAAGGCGATCTGGGGCTCGGGCCTGTCGATCTCCGCGCAGTTCGGCGTGCGCGACAACAACGAGGCGAGCTGGACCCAGGTGGTCGACAACCTCGAATTCATGGCCGACGCGAGCGATCTGCCGATCCTGCTCGACGGCGACACCGGCTACGGCAACTTCAACAACGTGCGCCGCCTCGTGCGCAAGCTGGAGCAGCGCGGCATCGCGGGCGTCTGCATCGAGGACAAGCAGTTCCCGAAGACGAACAGCTTCATCAAGGGCGAAGCGCAGCCGCTCGCGGACATGGACGAGTTCTGCGGCAAGATCAAGGCGGGCAAGGATTCGCAGACGGACGAGAACTTCTCGATCGTCGCGCGCGTCGAGGCGCTGATCGCGGGCTGGGGGATGGACGAGGCGCTCAAGCGCGCGGAAGCCTACCGCCTCGCCGGCGCGGACGCGATCCTGATTCACAGCAAGCTGTCGAAGCCGGACGAGATCCTCACGTTCGCGCGCGAATGGGCCGGTCGCGGCCCGCTCGTGATCGTGCCGACGAAGTACTACAGCACGCCGACCGACGTGTTCCGCAAGGCCGGCATCAGCGTCGTGATCTGGGCGAACCATCTGGTGCGCGCGTCGGCGTCCGCGATGCAGGCGGTCGCGAAGCAGATCCACGACAGCGAGACGCTGGTGGACGTCGAGGACCGCATCGCGTCGGTCAACGAAATCTTCCGTCTGCAGGACGCCGACGAATACTCGGAAGCGGAGAACCGCTATCTGTCCGCGTCGCGCAACGCGGGTTCGGCGATCGTGCTGGCCGCGAGCCGCGGCTCGGGCCTCGACGCGGTGACGACCGACAAGCCGAAGGTGATGCTGCCGGTCGCGGGCAAGCCGCTGCTGCGCTGGCTGCTCGACGCGTTCAAGAAGCAGTCGGTCAACGACGTCACGGTGGTCGGCGGCTATCGCGCCGATGCGATCGACACGGCCGGCATCAAGCTCGTCGTCAACGACCGTCACGCGGAAACCGGCGAACTCGCGTCGCTCGCATGCGCGGCCGACGCGCTGAAGAACGACACGGTGATCTCGTACGGCGACCTGCTGTTCCGCAGCTACATCCTGCGCGACCTCGTCGAGAGCGAGGCGGACTTCAGCGTCGTCGTCGATTCGTCGCCGGCGACCGAGAACAGCAGCGTGCGCGACTTCGCATGGTGCTCGGCGGGCGACGACCGCGACCTGTTCGGCAACAAGGTGCTGCTGCGCCGCGTGTCGAGCGAGCAGGCGGGCGGCGACGCGCCGCACGGCCGCTGGATCGGCCTGTTGAACGTGCGCGGCGCGGGCCGCGCGAAGCTCGCCGCGAAGCTCGCGGAACTGCGCGAGCGTCCGGACTTCGACCGCCTCGACATGCCGGCGCTGCTGAACGCGCTGATCGAGTCGGGCGAACAGATCGAAGTGCAATACGTGCACGGCCACTGGCGCGGCGTGAACGACCTCGAAGACTTCCGCCGCGCGGGCGACTTCGCGCATGCGCAGACGCCGCTCGGCACGGATGCGGCCGGCGCGCAGAACGGGAGCGCCGCATGA
- the aepY gene encoding phosphonopyruvate decarboxylase, protein MIDASQFVEAARARGFDWYAGVPCSYLTPFINYVLQDPSLHYVSAANEGDAVALTAGIALAGKRGITMMQNSGLGNAVSPLTSLTWTFRLPQLLIVTWRGQPGVSDEPQHALMGPVTPQMLDTMEIPWETFPTEADAIGPALDRALAHMDSTGRPYALVMQKGSVAPYELKDGAAPARHAHVAAQTRFGGGVGVEANELPSRRDALERVIAATPADSTVVLASTGFCGRELYALDDRANQLYMVGSMGCVTPFALGFALARPDLNVVALDGDGAALMRMGAFATLGAYGPSNLTHVLLDNGAHDSTGGQATVSPQVSFAGVAAACGYADAIESDDLAVLDDVLAAARERRAGASGFAGTRFVRIAIRRGTPDGLPRPTITPPDVKTRLMRHIGAEQGAH, encoded by the coding sequence ATGATCGACGCGTCGCAATTCGTCGAGGCGGCGCGCGCGCGCGGCTTCGACTGGTATGCGGGCGTGCCGTGTTCGTACCTGACGCCGTTCATCAACTACGTGCTGCAGGACCCGTCGCTGCACTACGTGTCGGCGGCGAACGAGGGCGACGCGGTCGCGCTGACCGCGGGCATTGCGCTCGCGGGCAAGCGCGGCATCACGATGATGCAGAACTCGGGCCTCGGCAACGCGGTGAGCCCGCTCACGTCGCTCACGTGGACGTTCCGTCTGCCGCAGTTGCTGATCGTCACGTGGCGCGGCCAGCCGGGCGTGTCCGACGAGCCGCAGCACGCGCTGATGGGGCCGGTCACGCCGCAGATGCTCGACACGATGGAAATTCCGTGGGAGACGTTCCCGACCGAAGCGGATGCGATCGGTCCGGCGCTCGACCGCGCGCTCGCGCACATGGACAGCACCGGCCGTCCGTATGCGCTCGTGATGCAGAAGGGCAGCGTCGCGCCGTATGAACTGAAGGACGGCGCGGCGCCCGCGCGGCACGCGCACGTCGCCGCGCAGACGCGCTTTGGCGGCGGTGTCGGCGTCGAGGCGAACGAGCTGCCGTCGCGCCGCGACGCGCTCGAACGCGTGATCGCGGCGACGCCGGCGGATTCGACGGTCGTGCTCGCATCGACCGGCTTCTGCGGCCGCGAACTGTACGCGCTCGACGACCGCGCGAACCAGTTGTACATGGTCGGCTCGATGGGCTGCGTGACGCCGTTCGCGCTCGGTTTCGCGCTCGCGCGGCCGGACCTGAACGTGGTCGCGCTCGACGGCGACGGCGCGGCGCTGATGCGGATGGGCGCGTTCGCGACGCTCGGCGCATACGGCCCGTCGAACCTCACGCACGTGCTGCTCGACAACGGCGCGCACGACTCGACCGGCGGCCAGGCGACGGTGTCGCCGCAGGTGTCGTTCGCGGGCGTCGCGGCCGCGTGCGGCTACGCGGACGCGATCGAAAGCGACGACCTCGCGGTGCTCGACGACGTGCTGGCCGCCGCGCGCGAACGCCGCGCGGGTGCGTCCGGCTTCGCGGGCACGCGCTTCGTGCGGATCGCGATCCGCCGCGGCACGCCGGACGGCCTGCCGCGCCCGACCATCACCCCGCCCGATGTGAAGACGCGCCTGATGCGCCACATCGGCGCCGAGCAAGGAGCGCACTGA
- a CDS encoding 2-aminoethylphosphonate aminotransferase, with the protein MLLLNPGPVTLTERVRRSLLQTDLCHRESEFFDVQEEARTRLVGVYGLDPAQWQAVLMTGSGTAAVESMIASLVPANGKLLIVENGVYGERITQIATQYGIAHEVAKHDWMQAPDIAGIVARLDADRAITHVAIIHHETTTGRLNDLRALGAACRERGVQMLVDGVSSFGSEAIDFDDTSIAAVAATANKCLHGVPGAAFVVVRRAALQQAASRTYYLDLARLAKLQDQRNTPFTPSVHAYYALVEALRELADEGGWTARHARYAALSGQVRSGLAARGIDSVLPADESSVVLRAFRLPAGVDYPTLHDGLKARGFVIYAGQGGLSSQLFRISTMGDIHAPDIERLLAAFDGIVR; encoded by the coding sequence ATGCTGCTGCTGAATCCCGGCCCGGTCACGCTGACCGAACGTGTGCGGCGCAGTCTGCTGCAAACGGACCTGTGCCATCGCGAAAGCGAGTTCTTCGACGTGCAGGAAGAGGCGCGCACGCGGCTCGTCGGCGTGTACGGGCTCGATCCCGCGCAATGGCAGGCGGTGCTGATGACCGGCTCCGGCACGGCGGCGGTCGAGAGCATGATCGCGTCGCTGGTGCCCGCGAACGGCAAGCTGCTGATCGTCGAAAACGGGGTCTACGGCGAGCGGATCACGCAGATCGCGACGCAGTACGGGATCGCGCACGAAGTCGCGAAGCACGACTGGATGCAGGCGCCGGACATCGCGGGCATCGTCGCGCGGCTCGACGCGGACCGCGCGATCACGCACGTCGCGATCATCCATCACGAGACGACGACCGGCCGCCTGAACGACCTGCGCGCGCTGGGTGCGGCATGCCGCGAGCGCGGCGTGCAGATGCTGGTGGACGGCGTCAGCAGTTTCGGGTCCGAGGCGATCGACTTCGACGACACGAGCATCGCGGCGGTCGCCGCGACCGCGAACAAGTGCCTGCACGGCGTGCCGGGCGCGGCGTTCGTCGTCGTGCGCCGGGCCGCGCTGCAACAGGCCGCGAGCCGCACGTACTACCTCGACCTCGCGCGTCTCGCCAAGCTTCAGGATCAGCGCAACACGCCGTTCACGCCGTCGGTGCACGCGTATTACGCGCTCGTCGAGGCGCTGCGCGAGCTGGCCGACGAAGGCGGCTGGACCGCGCGTCATGCGCGGTATGCGGCGTTGTCCGGGCAGGTGCGTTCGGGGCTCGCCGCGCGCGGGATCGACAGCGTGCTGCCGGCCGACGAGTCGTCGGTCGTGCTGCGCGCGTTCCGGCTGCCGGCCGGCGTCGATTACCCGACGCTGCACGACGGGCTGAAGGCGCGCGGCTTCGTGATCTACGCAGGCCAGGGCGGGCTGTCGTCGCAGTTGTTCCGCATCTCGACGATGGGCGACATCCACGCGCCGGACATCGAGCGGCTGCTCGCCGCGTTCGACGGGATCGTGCGCTGA
- a CDS encoding PepSY-associated TM helix domain-containing protein, whose amino-acid sequence MRPLLVRLHRWFGLATAGFLCLAGLTGAVIAWDHELDEALNPSYFHGRTPGQPLPATELATRLEAADPRVQVTYLPLSTDPGETLVVRVQPRLDPQTGRRYELDFNEVSLDPVTGAIQGRRQWGAPSLARLNLIPFLYQLHYTLFLPTKVGINFGAWTMGVVGIVWLADGLIAIVLAFPSLKSWRKSFAFRVRRGGYALTFDLHRSGGAWLWGLLTVVAFTSISMNLSRPVVEPVVSLFSTLTPSPFFQHADGKPLTQDELAASRTRIVAAAADAARREGLSAPPGALLFMPAAGTYGVGLFEPGNDHGGVGLGNPWLVMDARTGKLLGAQVPGRGSAGDVFLQAQFPLHSGRIVGLPGRIAISFTGLAVAILSVTGLLIWLKKARARRRAAKAPSKTVRSRERTTG is encoded by the coding sequence ATGAGGCCGCTGCTGGTCCGCCTGCACCGGTGGTTCGGTCTCGCCACCGCCGGTTTCCTGTGCCTCGCCGGCCTCACCGGCGCGGTGATCGCGTGGGACCACGAACTCGACGAGGCGCTGAATCCGTCGTATTTCCACGGCAGGACCCCCGGCCAGCCGCTGCCCGCGACCGAACTCGCGACCCGCCTCGAAGCCGCCGACCCGCGCGTGCAGGTCACCTATCTGCCGCTGTCGACCGATCCCGGCGAAACGCTCGTCGTGCGCGTGCAGCCGCGCCTCGATCCGCAGACCGGCAGGCGTTACGAACTCGACTTCAACGAGGTGTCGCTCGATCCGGTCACCGGCGCGATCCAGGGACGCCGCCAGTGGGGCGCGCCGTCGCTCGCGCGGCTGAACCTGATTCCGTTCCTGTATCAACTCCACTACACGCTGTTCCTGCCGACGAAGGTCGGCATCAACTTCGGCGCGTGGACGATGGGCGTGGTCGGCATCGTGTGGCTGGCCGACGGCCTGATCGCGATCGTGCTCGCGTTCCCGAGCCTCAAAAGCTGGCGCAAGTCGTTCGCGTTCCGCGTGCGGCGCGGCGGTTACGCGCTGACGTTCGACCTGCACCGTTCCGGCGGCGCGTGGCTGTGGGGGCTGCTGACGGTCGTCGCATTCACGTCGATCTCGATGAACCTGAGCCGCCCGGTGGTCGAGCCGGTCGTGTCGCTGTTCTCGACGCTGACGCCGAGCCCGTTCTTCCAGCACGCGGACGGCAAGCCGCTGACGCAGGACGAACTCGCGGCCTCGCGCACGCGGATCGTCGCCGCGGCCGCCGACGCCGCGCGCCGCGAAGGACTGTCCGCGCCGCCCGGCGCGCTGCTGTTCATGCCGGCTGCCGGCACGTATGGCGTCGGCCTGTTCGAGCCCGGCAACGACCATGGCGGCGTCGGCCTCGGCAACCCGTGGCTCGTGATGGACGCGCGCACCGGCAAGCTGCTCGGCGCGCAGGTGCCGGGGCGCGGCTCGGCCGGCGACGTGTTCTTGCAGGCGCAGTTCCCGCTGCACTCGGGGCGGATCGTCGGTTTGCCCGGCCGCATCGCGATCAGCTTCACCGGTCTCGCCGTCGCGATCCTCAGCGTGACCGGCCTGCTGATCTGGCTGAAGAAGGCGCGCGCGCGGCGGCGCGCCGCGAAAGCGCCTTCGAAAACCGTGCGCTCGCGCGAACGCACCACCGGCTGA
- a CDS encoding PIG-L family deacetylase, which translates to MSETHPRLLILSPHFGDAVFGCGSLLATYPDTAVCTVFAAAPEYDVHTDADALCGFDTAHEALRARMLEDDAALAMFDAIPIRMPFRDRQYLDPPSLSTLTAALEEAIYGSTANTLLMPLGLYDADHALVFDACCELLPRLAHLTWFGYEEAFHRARPGLVQTRLVDLAGRGIVATPARPDIRHTLDPARQVLAKHDAVCVYASRLHSYEADGGDLLAPERYWRLDVTRHAGARRVDGPHAARRSPTL; encoded by the coding sequence ATGAGTGAAACCCATCCGCGTCTTCTGATCCTGTCGCCGCATTTCGGCGATGCCGTGTTCGGTTGCGGCTCGCTGCTCGCGACGTATCCGGACACCGCGGTCTGCACCGTGTTCGCGGCCGCGCCCGAATACGACGTGCACACGGACGCCGACGCGCTGTGCGGCTTCGACACGGCGCACGAGGCATTGCGTGCGCGAATGCTGGAGGACGACGCGGCGCTCGCGATGTTCGACGCGATCCCGATCCGCATGCCGTTTCGCGACCGGCAGTATCTCGATCCGCCGTCGCTCTCGACGCTGACCGCCGCGCTCGAAGAGGCGATCTACGGCTCGACCGCGAACACGCTGCTGATGCCACTCGGCCTGTACGACGCGGACCACGCGCTGGTGTTCGACGCGTGCTGCGAACTGCTGCCGCGCCTGGCGCATCTCACGTGGTTCGGCTACGAGGAGGCGTTCCACCGCGCGCGGCCGGGGCTCGTGCAGACGCGGCTCGTCGATCTCGCCGGGCGCGGCATCGTCGCGACGCCCGCGCGGCCCGACATCCGCCACACGCTCGACCCGGCACGCCAGGTGCTCGCGAAACACGACGCGGTGTGCGTCTACGCGAGCCGGCTGCACAGCTACGAAGCGGACGGCGGCGACCTGCTCGCGCCGGAACGCTACTGGCGGCTCGACGTGACGCGGCACGCGGGCGCGCGGCGGGTCGATGGGCCGCATGCGGCGCGCCGATCGCCTACGCTATGA
- a CDS encoding nucleotidyltransferase family protein — MSYASLATGVLLAAGTGSRFDPDGLRNKLLAPLPGGGTVAQESAHRLLLVVPKVVAVLRPGAEMLARMLNDVGCDVVFSADAVRGMGASLAAGVAATDDAESWIVALADMPRISVDTIGAVARAVDEGASLVAPYYQGTRGHPAGFGAEHRAALLALDGDAGARALFGSQTVTRLDVDDPGILRDIDTPADLAGI, encoded by the coding sequence ATGTCCTATGCCTCGCTTGCCACCGGCGTGCTGCTCGCCGCCGGCACCGGCTCGCGCTTCGATCCCGACGGCCTGCGCAACAAGCTGCTCGCGCCGCTGCCCGGCGGCGGCACCGTCGCACAGGAATCCGCGCATCGTCTGCTGCTCGTCGTGCCGAAGGTCGTCGCGGTCTTGCGGCCCGGCGCGGAAATGCTCGCGCGGATGCTGAACGACGTCGGCTGCGATGTGGTGTTCTCCGCCGACGCGGTGCGGGGGATGGGCGCGAGTCTCGCGGCGGGCGTCGCCGCGACCGACGACGCGGAAAGCTGGATCGTCGCGCTCGCGGACATGCCGCGGATCTCGGTGGACACGATCGGCGCGGTCGCGCGCGCGGTGGACGAAGGCGCGTCGCTCGTCGCTCCGTACTACCAGGGGACGCGCGGACATCCGGCCGGTTTCGGCGCCGAGCATCGCGCGGCGCTGCTCGCGCTCGACGGCGACGCGGGCGCGCGCGCGCTGTTCGGCTCGCAGACGGTCACCCGCCTCGACGTCGATGACCCCGGCATCCTGCGCGACATCGACACGCCGGCCGATCTGGCCGGCATCTAA
- a CDS encoding xanthine dehydrogenase family protein molybdopterin-binding subunit — MSNLTGQPLDRIDGILKVTGDARYAAEFPEARLAHAVLVTSTIASGTVASIDTARAQAMPGVLLVMTSQNALRLPNGGRSPLSPPAGRRLTLLQDNAIRYSNEPVAVVVADTLEHAADAARQLRIAYGATAATLDFERAKANAYDPASQQGRPMATQRGNLEAGIADGPVKVDAVYSTPLQFHNAMEPHATMARWDGPQLTLYDSTQGVSGTRTAVAAIFGMPADNVRVISPFIGGGFGSKGSAWSHVALCAMAAKQTGRPVRLALERPQMFGPVGGRPRTEQHLTLAAREDGTLTGIVHDTTSNTSTFEDWTEMSALVTRMMYAVPNQSTRHRLVKLNVGTPTFMRAPGETTGSFALESAMDELAWQLKMDPVALRMKNFAAIEPQENKPWSSNALRECYAEAAQRFGWSRRVAVPRAMRDGNTLIGYGMASATYPANRSEAAALARILPDGTAMVASGTQDIGTGTYTVMTQVAADALGFPPERIHFALGDSTLPRAPVSGGSQSAASVAPAVQAAARGARDQLIALAIADRGSPVYGVSANDATVDNGWVVSRGDPSKRDPAAAIIARAGGQPIEVQSSTKPGDEKQRYAFHSFGAVFAEVHVDADLGTIRVARLVSAYDVGGRLNEKTARSQLLGGMVWGVGTALEEEGLLDLRYGRIMNGNLAEYHVPVNADIGELDVMFVGDADTRFNPLGIRGIGEIGITGVPAAIANAVYHATGVRVRDLPITLDKVMPRAMGTTTT, encoded by the coding sequence ATGAGCAATCTGACTGGCCAGCCGCTCGACCGGATCGACGGCATCCTGAAAGTGACCGGCGACGCGCGTTACGCGGCCGAGTTTCCCGAAGCGCGGCTCGCGCATGCGGTGCTCGTGACGAGCACGATCGCGAGCGGCACGGTCGCGTCGATCGACACGGCCCGCGCGCAGGCGATGCCCGGCGTGCTGCTGGTGATGACGTCGCAGAACGCGCTGCGGCTGCCGAACGGCGGCCGCTCGCCGCTGTCGCCGCCGGCCGGACGCCGGCTCACGCTGTTGCAGGACAACGCGATCCGCTACAGCAACGAGCCGGTCGCGGTGGTCGTCGCGGACACGCTCGAACACGCGGCCGACGCCGCGCGCCAGTTGCGCATCGCATACGGCGCGACGGCCGCGACGCTCGACTTCGAACGCGCGAAGGCGAACGCGTACGACCCGGCGAGCCAGCAGGGACGCCCGATGGCGACGCAGCGCGGCAACCTCGAAGCGGGTATCGCGGACGGCCCGGTGAAGGTCGATGCGGTCTATTCGACGCCGCTGCAGTTTCACAACGCGATGGAACCGCACGCGACGATGGCCCGCTGGGACGGCCCGCAACTGACGCTGTACGACTCGACCCAGGGCGTCAGCGGCACGCGCACCGCGGTCGCGGCGATCTTCGGCATGCCGGCCGACAACGTGCGCGTGATCTCGCCGTTCATCGGCGGCGGCTTCGGCAGCAAAGGCTCCGCGTGGTCGCACGTCGCGCTGTGCGCGATGGCCGCGAAGCAGACCGGCCGCCCGGTGCGGCTCGCGCTCGAACGGCCGCAGATGTTCGGGCCGGTCGGCGGACGGCCGCGCACCGAGCAGCACCTGACGCTCGCCGCGCGCGAGGACGGCACGCTGACCGGCATCGTGCACGACACGACGTCGAACACGTCGACGTTCGAGGACTGGACCGAGATGTCCGCGCTCGTCACGCGGATGATGTACGCGGTGCCGAACCAGAGCACGCGGCATCGTCTCGTGAAGCTGAACGTCGGCACGCCGACCTTCATGCGCGCGCCCGGCGAGACGACCGGTTCGTTCGCGCTCGAATCCGCGATGGACGAACTCGCGTGGCAACTCAAGATGGACCCGGTCGCATTGCGGATGAAGAACTTCGCGGCGATCGAGCCGCAGGAGAACAAGCCGTGGTCGTCGAACGCGCTGCGCGAATGTTATGCGGAGGCCGCGCAGCGCTTCGGCTGGTCGCGCCGCGTGGCCGTGCCGCGCGCCATGCGCGACGGCAACACGCTGATCGGCTACGGGATGGCGAGCGCGACCTATCCGGCGAACCGCAGCGAAGCGGCGGCGCTCGCGCGGATCCTGCCGGACGGCACCGCGATGGTCGCATCCGGTACGCAGGACATCGGCACCGGCACGTACACGGTGATGACCCAGGTCGCCGCCGACGCGCTCGGCTTTCCGCCCGAGCGCATCCACTTCGCGCTCGGCGATTCGACGCTGCCGCGCGCGCCGGTGTCGGGCGGCTCGCAGTCGGCGGCGAGCGTCGCGCCGGCGGTGCAGGCCGCCGCGCGCGGCGCGCGCGACCAGTTGATCGCGCTCGCGATCGCCGATCGCGGCTCGCCGGTTTATGGCGTATCCGCGAACGACGCGACCGTCGACAACGGCTGGGTCGTCAGCCGCGGCGATCCGTCGAAACGCGACCCGGCCGCCGCGATCATCGCGCGCGCGGGCGGCCAGCCGATCGAGGTGCAGTCGTCGACGAAACCCGGTGACGAGAAGCAGCGTTACGCGTTCCATTCGTTCGGCGCGGTGTTCGCGGAGGTGCACGTCGACGCGGACCTCGGCACGATCCGCGTCGCGCGGCTCGTGTCCGCCTACGACGTCGGCGGGCGGCTGAACGAAAAGACCGCGCGCAGCCAGTTGCTCGGCGGCATGGTGTGGGGCGTCGGCACCGCGCTCGAAGAGGAAGGGCTGCTCGATCTGCGCTACGGCCGCATCATGAACGGCAACCTCGCCGAGTATCACGTGCCGGTCAATGCGGACATCGGCGAGCTGGACGTGATGTTCGTCGGCGACGCGGACACGCGCTTCAATCCGCTCGGCATTCGCGGGATCGGCGAGATCGGCATCACCGGCGTGCCGGCCGCGATCGCGAACGCGGTCTATCACGCAACCGGCGTGCGCGTGCGCGACCTGCCGATCACGCTCGACAAGGTGATGCCGCGCGCGATGGGGACGACAACCACGTGA